Proteins encoded within one genomic window of Acidobacteriota bacterium:
- a CDS encoding NADH:flavin oxidoreductase, whose protein sequence is MGSRYTHVFEPLRIRGVDFKNRLEMAPPSPNLADREGRVTPEFVDFF, encoded by the coding sequence ATGGGATCGCGCTACACGCACGTATTTGAACCGCTCAGGATCCGGGGGGTGGACTTCAAGAACCGCCTGGAGATGGCTCCCCCTTCCCCCAACCTGGCCGACCGCGAGGGGCGCGTCACCCCCGAATTCGTCGATTTCTTCC